The Ignavibacteriota bacterium genome includes the window ATGCAGATCGCGAGTGTCTTGGTGATGTATTCGGCGATGGCCAGAAGCTGCGGCATCGGTTCGAAGGGCTGGCCGAGGTAGTCCTGATCCAACCCTGCCACGATGACACGCCGCCCTGTATTGGCGAGCCGCTCGCAGACTTCCACAAGCGTGTTGTCGAAGAACTGTGCCTCGTCGATGCCCACGACGTCGACGCCGTGACAGCCGTCGAGTATTTCCTGCGGGGTGGTGACGGTGACGGATGGCAGCGAGGAGCCGCTGTGTGAGACGATGTGTCCGTTGCTGTAGCGGGTGTCGATCTCCGGTTTGAAAATCGCCACGCGCTGTTTTGCGATCTGCGCGCGTCGCAGGCGGCGGATCAGTTCCTCGGTTTTTCCGCTGAACATGCTGCCGCACACGACTTCGATCCAGCCAATGTCCTGGGGCAGATTTTTGATGGGGATGGTGTCCACTGTAGTGTCGTGTCTGATTGAAAGTGGCGGGTAAGATAGCGGGAATTCCGGGTTTGCCCAAAGCGTTGCACTCTCATAGGCCGGGCGCTGTGTCTATTCTGCTGGGTCCTATCACTCGCGTGAGGATACAGGATGAAGGAGACAGGAGACAGGCACTGCGTCGGTCTGTGTCTCCTGCCTCCTATCGCGTTGGTCCTAACACGCGTGTGAGGATACAGGATGAAGGAGACAGGAGACAGGCGCTACGTCGATTCGTGTCTCCTGCCTCCTGTCTCCTGGGTCCTACCATTCGAGTGAGGAGTCAGGAGAAAGGAGACAGGAGGAAGGTACTATCTCGATTCGTGTCTCCTGACTCCTTACTCCTGTGTCCTAACACTCACGTGA containing:
- a CDS encoding thymidine kinase encodes the protein MKNLPQDIGWIEVVCGSMFSGKTEELIRRLRRAQIAKQRVAIFKPEIDTRYSNGHIVSHSGSSLPSVTVTTPQEILDGCHGVDVVGIDEAQFFDNTLVEVCERLANTGRRVIVAGLDQDYLGQPFEPMPQLLAIAEYITKTLAICMVCGNPANRTQRVTKSDVRVLVGAAGAYEARCRSCFTTDLEHVVPASDSRG